Genomic segment of bacterium:
AGCGCGGCGGCCTCTTCCAGGCCGGCGTACTTGATGGCGCCCTGGCTGACCTGCAGGAAGACCGGGGCCTCCTTGGCTTCGCAGGCGTCAATGACGGCCTTGACGGACTCGAGGTTATTGGCGTTGAACGCGCCGACAGCGTAGCCGCCCTCGAGGGCGGGCTGAAGCAGTTCAAAACCGGTTACGAGCGGCATGGTGAAGTCTCCTTCTCAAGTAGCGGTACCCCGGGAACGCCGAGGTGTTGTGGGACCAGATGTGGGGTAGGAGCAGTCACCGGGCCGCGAGTACCGGCGGATGCGACGACAGGGGCGGCGATGAATGCGGGGGCGGGGCGGAGCGGCAGTGCGTGTCATTGGCGGCCCGGTGACGGCTCCCACCAATCGCGTATCTTAGTATATTGAACATACCAAGTCAACTTCTCTCCTCAACGCCTCCCGGGCCTCCACAGCCTCCCCGGGCGCCCCCGTGCACCCACGATCACCGGCCCGCGCGGCAGGTCGTGCCGGGGCCGGCGATGAAGGTGATTCGGGTACCCACCATGCGCAGGGTCATCCCTCTCCCCGCCTCTCTGTGGACCATCGCCGCGCTACTCGTGCTGGTGGTGCTCTTCTACCGCGACTGTACCCCCCGCAGCCCCAATGACGGGTCGCACTGGGCCCTGGCCCGGGCGTTGGCGTATGACCACACCACGACTGTGGACGCCCAGTACTCGTATACGGGGGGCGTGGACGTCTCCTACTGCCGCGGCCACTACTACAGCGACCGCGCGCCGGGCACCGGGCTCCTGGGTGCGCTGTTCCTGTACCTGCGGCTGCCGCTGGGGGGCGTCCCCGCGCTGGGCGCGCTGGTGGCGGTGCTCTGCTCCGGTCTGATTGTCCGGCGGTGGTGTGGCCTGTGGCCCAGTCTCCTGACGGCGGCGGCGGTGGCCTTCGCGACCCTCATCTGGCGCTACAGCCACCAGTTCTTCTCCCATGCCCCGGCAGCCGGGCATGTGATGGCCGCCACGTATCTGGCCCTGGTGGTCGCAGACCGGCCGCGGCCGGAGCGCTGGCGGGTGCTCCTGTGTGGCTGGGTCGTGGGCTATGCCATGTTGGTGGAGTACCAGCTTCTCTTGCTGACGCCGCTGCTGGGGGGCTACGTGCTGGTGCGCCGGTGGCGGCGCGACCGGTGGGTGGTCTGGCGCGTCCTGTGGCCGGGGCTGGTGACGTGGGCCGTGGCGGCCGGGCTGCTGGCGCTGTACCAGCATGTGAGCTTCGGGTCGCCCTGGCATACGTCGTATGCCTACCGCCTCGGCTGGCATGAGGGCCAGGCCTTCGAGGGCAACATCCTCACCGGCCTGCAGGGGCTGTTGGCGGGTATGGACACCCATCCGCCGGGCTTGCTCACCCTGTCGCCGGTGCTCTGGCTGGCCCTCTGGGGCGCGTTCCTGATGCGCCGGCACCGCCGTTGGCCGGAGATCGCCTGCTGTCTGGGCGTGTTCGTCGCGGTGCTGCTCGTGCTCGCTCACCACCCCAGCTGGAATGGCGCCACCACGCAGGACACGCGCTATCTCGTGTGCATCGTCGGCCTGGCCATGCTGCCGCTGGGGCTGTGGATCGAGCGCTATCTGCTGGTCCCCCGCGAGGCGTGGGCGCGTCTGTGCTACGAGGGGCTGTTCTACATGCTCCTGCTGGTGAGCATCGGCCTGAACTGCCACGGCCTGTTCTACAAGTACACCTTCACCACAGGTCTCCCGGGCTTCCCGGCTCTCGTCTCATTCGACCCGGGCGAGCTGCTCTTCGGCGTGGTGGCCGGGACGCCCTTCGACCGCATCTTCTGGCTGTTCCTGGCCTTCGGCGCGGGGGCCGTGCTGGCCCACGCCCTGTGGGAAGCCGTGCGGCGGGCGAGGACTAAGCGGTCCACCTCGCCTCAGGACTCCTCGGCGGACGACTGAGCGGCGGCGTCCTCCTCATCCAGTTCCGGTCGCTCCCCCAGCTCGAGCAGCTCCGCCACTTCGTCCCGCCCCGGCAGCCCGGGGATCGCGCCCTGCGCCGTCGCGGTCAACGCCGCGGTCGCATTGGCGAAGCGGAAGATCGCCCGCAGGGCCGCTTCGTCCAGGTCGGTGATGTCCTCGCCGGATTCCAGCACCTGCACCAGCGTGGCCGCCACGAAGGCATCGCCACAGCCGGTGGTGTCCAGTACCGGCACCCGGAAGGCTGGCAAGTCAAAGACGAAGTCCCCGTTGCACACGCTGCAGCCTGCCGGCCCGCGCGTGACTGCGACCACCGCCGGCCCCAGTTCCCACAGGGCCTGTATCCCCTGGTCGAGGTCCTCGATCCCGGTGAGGAAGGTCATCTCCTCCTCGCTCACCTTCAGGAAGTCGCACTGGGGGATGACCTCATGGATGGCCTCATACGCATCATCCAGGCTGCGCCACAGCGGCGGGCGCAGGTTGGGGTCGAGGCTGACCAGCAGCCCCTCGTCCAGCGCGTGCTGGAGCGCCGCCAGCGTGGCCGTCCGCGCCGGCTCGTTGATGAGCGTGATCGAGCCAAAGTGGAAGATGCTCCCCGCGGCGATGTACTCCATGTCGGCATCGGACAACTTCAGCATCTGGTCGGCGCTCTGCTTGACGTGGAAGGCGAACTCGGGCACGCCATGGTCGTCGAGCGCCACGAAGGCGAGCTGGGTGGCGTAGTCGGGGTCCAGGCGGAAGCACTCCAGGTCCACGCCAGCATCAAAGAGCGTCTGGCGCAGGAACTCGCCAAACGAGTCCTGTCCCACGCGGGCGAGGAGCCCGGCCTCGGCGCCGAGAATGGCGCAGCCGGCCGCGACATTGGTCGGCGCGCCCCCGGCGGCCTTCTCAAAGCCAGGCGACTGGACCAGGTTGAGCCCATGGGCGGTGGACACCATGTCCACCAATGCTTCGCCGAGGCAGATGATGTCAGGCATGTCGGTCTACTCCAGGATCAGGGTTGGGGCAGTCCTTCGCCTACCGGAGCCGAATCCCTTCTGGCGGCAGGCGGACGGCACGCCCGCGTCGAAGTAGGGAAGCGATAGTGATTCACAGGTAGCGGGAGGGGTATCGCGATGTTCGGCTCCAGACTGGTCTCCCTGACGGTGCTGTGCGCCCTGGCCCTGCTGGCGGCCAGTGGCTGCGGTGGGGGCGGCGGCGCGGCCTCGTGGCTGACGACTCTCAACGGCAACACCCTTCAGATCTCTCGCGGTAGCGGCGTGGACTACCCGCAATACGGCGCGCTGCACCTGAACAGCGGCTACCTGCGCCTCGTGCCCAGCCGCACCTCGGGCTGGGGCACCTCCGTCGTGCTGCTGCCGTCGCTGTGGACGGGCGGCACGTACCACCAGGGGGCCGCGATCACGGCGACGCCAACCACGGACGGCGATGACCTGCTCATCGCCTTCGCCGGGGCCATCGCCGGCCTGCAGGTGCAGGGCCAGGTGCGGCTGTCGCCACCGTCCGGGGGCGCCATCCGGGCCGTGGTGAACGTCACGGCGACCGGCACGGTGGCGCTGGACGCCGGCCGGCCCGGCGAGGCCTTCAAGCCGGTCATGCTCTCCTCGATGCACCTCTCCCCGACCGTGTGGGACACGCAGGCCGCCACCATCGGCAGCCAGGCCTACCCTCTCCCGACCGAGGGCTGGGTGCTGCAGCCGCCGGTTACCGAGAGCCTGTTCGGCCTGACAGGCGGCACCTCGACCTGGAAGACCAACGCGCCCACGGTCGAGATCACGCTGGACCGGGACCTACCGATCACCGGTTGGGTGACCGACACCGACGACCCCAACGACGACAACGTAGGCTTCTGGGCCGCGAGCGACACGGTGCTGGCGAGCTGGAGCTACACGATTGTGGCGAGGTAGGGCACACGGGGCGACTGTCGGACGCGCGGTTGGCTCGGGATGGCAGTCCGTTAGCCGTTCCAGGCGTCAGCTAGCTTGGCGGATTCGCGCCAACTTCCGCCTTGAGCAACAAGGGGGCGTACGCGACCCGCGATGTAGTGGAAGACGACGACGCTGGGGTCAAGCTGCGACGGCAGTGCTCCGGCGAACGCCAGCGCCGGGAGCACCTCGGGCGCGCTCGACCCGACGGGCACCAG
This window contains:
- a CDS encoding carbohydrate kinase; translated protein: MPDIICLGEALVDMVSTAHGLNLVQSPGFEKAAGGAPTNVAAGCAILGAEAGLLARVGQDSFGEFLRQTLFDAGVDLECFRLDPDYATQLAFVALDDHGVPEFAFHVKQSADQMLKLSDADMEYIAAGSIFHFGSITLINEPARTATLAALQHALDEGLLVSLDPNLRPPLWRSLDDAYEAIHEVIPQCDFLKVSEEEMTFLTGIEDLDQGIQALWELGPAVVAVTRGPAGCSVCNGDFVFDLPAFRVPVLDTTGCGDAFVAATLVQVLESGEDITDLDEAALRAIFRFANATAALTATAQGAIPGLPGRDEVAELLELGERPELDEEDAAAQSSAEES
- a CDS encoding class II fructose-bisphosphate aldolase — protein: MPLVTGFELLQPALEGGYAVGAFNANNLESVKAVIDACEAKEAPVFLQVSQGAIKYAGLEEAAAL
- a CDS encoding glycosyltransferase family 39 protein, whose translation is MRRVIPLPASLWTIAALLVLVVLFYRDCTPRSPNDGSHWALARALAYDHTTTVDAQYSYTGGVDVSYCRGHYYSDRAPGTGLLGALFLYLRLPLGGVPALGALVAVLCSGLIVRRWCGLWPSLLTAAAVAFATLIWRYSHQFFSHAPAAGHVMAATYLALVVADRPRPERWRVLLCGWVVGYAMLVEYQLLLLTPLLGGYVLVRRWRRDRWVVWRVLWPGLVTWAVAAGLLALYQHVSFGSPWHTSYAYRLGWHEGQAFEGNILTGLQGLLAGMDTHPPGLLTLSPVLWLALWGAFLMRRHRRWPEIACCLGVFVAVLLVLAHHPSWNGATTQDTRYLVCIVGLAMLPLGLWIERYLLVPREAWARLCYEGLFYMLLLVSIGLNCHGLFYKYTFTTGLPGFPALVSFDPGELLFGVVAGTPFDRIFWLFLAFGAGAVLAHALWEAVRRARTKRSTSPQDSSADD